One region of Deferrivibrio essentukiensis genomic DNA includes:
- a CDS encoding YgaP family membrane protein, whose amino-acid sequence MNTERLIRIFAGTFVIVSTILGLLYSKWWFAFTLFVGANLLQSGFTKFCPLEMILKKLGVPEK is encoded by the coding sequence ATGAATACTGAAAGATTGATAAGAATCTTTGCCGGTACATTTGTGATTGTAAGTACTATTTTAGGACTTTTATACTCAAAATGGTGGTTTGCATTTACTCTATTTGTGGGAGCAAACCTTTTACAATCAGGGTTTACTAAATTTTGCCCTCTCGAAATGATATTAAAAAAATTAGGTGTACCTGAAAAGTAG
- a CDS encoding L,D-transpeptidase family protein — protein MRCKYPHIKYFSFTLIVALLSIVFGVKNSYSTDNNTEAFEFVTGNIFSEGNSNFKALAVDKSSKTAYLFQVENDIPKIIKVYKNILTGEITGDKQAEGDKKTPEGVYFTQKFIPQNSLPPTYGYGALPLNYPNFYDKILGKTGHGIWVHGIQEGVEDNSTEGCVALDNGDMEDLVSKNALNIPVIISEKLSFLDKDSYVIAKNYWINFLNGFINAWENNDFEKFQQYIHTKFKNSDNQDYFKYVMEKKQLMKLYPYRKINIDNIQIFLENDSEAFVNFNQLYCANNILVEGNKRIYISKELGEHKIIGELFYPSGSYKITENLTNKFIKEWKSAWEAKDIEKYKQFYDKRFSSAGLNFDKWIEDKYTKFQKYQNITVSIDDIRIENITPTAITVSFKQKFNADSYSDYGVKVIKLSGCPGDFKIISETWRPL, from the coding sequence ATGCGTTGTAAGTACCCACATATAAAATATTTTTCATTTACACTCATTGTCGCATTGCTATCTATTGTGTTTGGTGTTAAAAACTCTTACTCTACAGATAATAACACAGAAGCATTTGAGTTTGTTACCGGAAATATATTTTCAGAGGGCAATAGCAATTTTAAAGCACTTGCAGTGGACAAAAGTAGTAAGACTGCATATCTCTTTCAAGTGGAAAATGACATTCCTAAAATTATAAAAGTATATAAGAATATTTTGACAGGTGAAATTACCGGTGATAAGCAGGCGGAGGGGGATAAAAAAACACCAGAAGGGGTGTACTTTACCCAAAAGTTTATCCCACAAAATAGCCTCCCTCCGACTTACGGCTATGGTGCCCTACCGCTAAATTATCCGAATTTCTATGATAAGATTTTGGGCAAGACTGGACACGGAATTTGGGTGCACGGTATACAAGAGGGGGTTGAAGATAATTCTACGGAAGGGTGTGTTGCACTTGATAACGGGGACATGGAAGACCTTGTTTCAAAAAATGCACTAAACATTCCTGTAATAATTTCAGAAAAGTTATCTTTTTTGGATAAAGACTCATATGTTATAGCAAAAAATTATTGGATTAATTTTTTAAATGGATTTATCAATGCTTGGGAAAATAATGATTTTGAAAAGTTTCAACAGTATATACATACAAAATTTAAAAATAGCGATAACCAAGATTATTTTAAGTATGTAATGGAAAAAAAGCAGCTGATGAAACTTTATCCTTACAGAAAAATAAATATCGATAATATTCAAATATTTTTGGAAAATGACTCAGAAGCTTTTGTTAACTTTAACCAATTGTATTGCGCAAACAACATATTGGTTGAAGGAAACAAGAGGATATATATTTCCAAAGAATTGGGTGAGCACAAAATTATAGGTGAACTATTTTATCCAAGCGGCTCATACAAAATTACGGAAAATCTTACAAATAAGTTTATCAAAGAGTGGAAATCTGCGTGGGAAGCAAAAGATATAGAAAAATATAAACAATTTTATGATAAAAGATTTTCTTCTGCTGGACTTAATTTTGATAAATGGATAGAAGATAAATACACAAAATTTCAAAAATACCAAAATATAACTGTATCCATTGATGATATCCGTATTGAAAATATCACCCCTACGGCAATAACAGTCAGTTTCAAACAAAAATTCAATGCAGATTCATATTCAGACTATGGGGTGAAGGTTATCAAACTTTCCGGCTGTCCCGGAGATTTTAAAATCATAAGTGAAACCTGGAGACCTTTATAA